Sequence from the Amycolatopsis sp. NBC_00345 genome:
CCGGTACGGCCGAGCGGCCGCCACGGCGAGCAGGCGCGGCACCGGCCGCGCTCGTCGGGGTCGTGCGCGGCCAGCAACTCCCGCCACGCACCGGTCATCTGGGTGATCACGGTGTCGGCCAGCGCCGACTTCGACGCCTCGTCGGCCTCACCCACGATGATGTCGAGGTAGTCGAGGCGGCTGTACACCGCCGTCCGCAGCTTCGAGATCTCGTCCACGATCGTCTCCTCCTCCGGAAGGGGCCCGGACCGCCACGTCCGCGAATCCGGCGTACCGGGCGGTCATGCCGCGCTCACCGCGTCCGTGTCCGCGCGCGGCGCGGGCACCTGCTGCACCGGGGCGGCCGCGGTCACGCGGACGTCGGCCTGGCACAGCAGCCGCTTCGGGGTTTTGACGGTGCGCTGATCGCCGAGCGGATCGCGGCCGTGCGCGACCTGGCGCTGGTCGAGTACGAGCAGATGCCCGCGGCTCAGCCAGATCCGCCGGGTGAGCGGCTCCAGCAGCTCACCGAACCGCAGCAGCACCGGCCGGTGCTGCTGGTTGCGCGGGTCGGCCGGCAGGCTGCCCGCCCATCGGATCCAGCCGGCCCCGTCCGGAGCGGGCTCGAGCACGGGGAACGGCAGCCGCGGCCGCCCGACGCCGCGCGGCTTGTCGGCGCGGCTCTCGTAGAACACCGCCCGGGACAGCAGTTCCCGGTCGACGGTGGTGAGTTTTGCCGCCGCCTGGCGTAAATTCGCGATCCGGCAGGCGCCGCCGCCGGCCGGGTCCGGGCGCAGCATCAGCAGCGCGGTGTAGTCCGGCGGCCGTTCGACGCCGGGAGCGTCGATGTGCAGGGACTGGCCGCCGAAACCGCCAAGGCTCGCCGGGCCGGCCTCACGACGGCTTTCTCCGCGCAGCCATACGCCGCCCTCGGGCGGCACGACCGACTGGAACGGGTCGCCGACCGCGGCCAGCAGCCCCGCTGCCACCCGCAGGAAGGCCTGGTCGTTACGTTGCCGCGGCACGGCGAGGACGGCCCAGCCGCTTTCGCGGAGCCGCTCGGCCAGCCGTCCGGTGAGATCAGCGCCCGCCGGCGTGCCGGTGATGGCGTTCCGGGCCATGGCGACCTGTGCGGGGGCCGGCTGGTGCTTGTCCGTGTCGTCGGTGATGCGCAGCGCCCTCGCCAGTTCGGACGAGACGGGGATGCGGTATTCGGGCGTCACGAGATCGTTCCTTCACGTCGGGAATCCCTTGTCGGCGCTCCATGAAGCGCCCGGGACGGCACCGGCGGCGGGGTTCGTGCGCGCTTGGCACGCCGATTGCCAGATTGGCACTCGGACGGCCCATCTCGGCACTGTCGCCAGGGGGCGCCTGATGAGGGACCATGAGTGCGGGAGGTTCGCCGCATGGATCCCACGGACCCGTTCTGGAGAAGCCACGACCTGCTCGCCGCCTCGGCCCAGCGCCGCTACGGCTGGATCGTGCACACAGTGCGGATGCTGCGCGGCGAGACGTTGAAGCAAGTCGCGGCCCGCTGCTCGATGGCGGCGCCGAACCTGTCCCGGCTCGAAACCGGGCGGCGCGCGCTGCGCGACGTCGAGCTGCTGCAGCTGCTGGCCGAACAGCTCGAGATCCCCTGCCACCTCCTCGGTGTGGCGCCGCCGCCCCATGCAGCGCCCCGGCGGCCCGCCGCGCGGAAGACGAGTTTCGGCCCAGCAGCGGCCGATGATCGGAGTGACGCCGTGCGACGACGGAAGTTTCTCGCCGGGCTGGCCGGGCTCGCCGGTGCCGGGATCCTCCCCGGCGTCGCCGCGGCCGGCGGGCGCCAGGCCCAGCTCGACGACCTCCTGCTGGCCGCCCACATGTCGGCGGCA
This genomic interval carries:
- a CDS encoding TauD/TfdA family dioxygenase; translated protein: MTPEYRIPVSSELARALRITDDTDKHQPAPAQVAMARNAITGTPAGADLTGRLAERLRESGWAVLAVPRQRNDQAFLRVAAGLLAAVGDPFQSVVPPEGGVWLRGESRREAGPASLGGFGGQSLHIDAPGVERPPDYTALLMLRPDPAGGGACRIANLRQAAAKLTTVDRELLSRAVFYESRADKPRGVGRPRLPFPVLEPAPDGAGWIRWAGSLPADPRNQQHRPVLLRFGELLEPLTRRIWLSRGHLLVLDQRQVAHGRDPLGDQRTVKTPKRLLCQADVRVTAAAPVQQVPAPRADTDAVSAA